From Sus scrofa isolate TJ Tabasco breed Duroc unplaced genomic scaffold, Sscrofa11.1 Contig53, whole genome shotgun sequence, the proteins below share one genomic window:
- the LOC100622779 gene encoding olfactory receptor 8I2 — translation MTGNNFTEVTFFILSGFANRTELQIRLFLMFLFIYLFTVLGNLGLIVLIKIDSQLHTPMYFFLSNLAFIDIFYSSTVTPKALVNFLSKQKTISFIGCFVQMYFFVGLVCSECFLLGSMAYDRYVAICNPLLYSVVMSQKVCNWLGAMPYTVGFTNSLISICVISSLAFCDISINHFFCDTTALLALSCVDIFSTERVIFVLAGFTVLSSLFIIITTYIAIISAILKIRSAAGRQAFSTCASHLMGVAIFYGSLIFTYLQPDNTSSLTQAQVASVFYTIVIPMLNPLIYSLRNKDVKNALLRVMQRKHFA, via the coding sequence ATGACGGGGAATAATTTCACGGAGGTGACTTTCTTCATCCTCTCTGGATTTGCAAATCGCACTGAGCTGCAAATCAGACTTTTcttgatgtttctttttatttatctattcactgTTTTGGGGAACCTTGGACTGATTGTATTAATTAAAATTGACTCTCAGCTTCACacacccatgtattttttccttagcAATTTAGCATTCATTGACATATTTTATTCCTCTACTGTAACACCCAAGGCACTGGTGAATTTCCTGTCAAAACAGAAAACCATCTCCTTCATTGGCTGCTTTGTCCAAATGTACTTTTTTGTGGGCTTGGTGTGTAGTGAGTGTTTTCTTCTGGGAtcgatggcctatgaccgctatgttgcAATCTGTAATCCCTTATTGTATTCAGTAGTTATGTCACAGAAAGTATGTAACTGGCTGGGAGCAATGCCATATACAGTAGGCTTCACCAATTCTCTGATATCCATCTGTGTGATCAGCAGTTTGGCATTCTGCGATATTAGCATCAATCACTTtttctgtgacaccacagctcttTTGGCCTTGTCCTGTGTGGATATATTCAGCACAGAAAGGGTGATCTTTGTTTTGGCTGGGTTCACCGTTCTTAGTTCTctcttcatcatcatcaccacttaCATTGCCATCATCTCAGCCATCCTGAAGATCAGGTCTGCAGCAGGCAGAcaggccttttccacctgtgcatcCCACCTTATGGGTGTGGCCATCTTCTATGGGTCCCTGATTTTCACATATTTGCAGCCTGATAACACATCATCCTTGACCCAGGCACAGGTGGCATCTGTATTCTACACCATTGTCATTCCAATGCTGAATCCACTCATCTATAGTTTGAGGAACAAAGATGTAAAAAATGCTCTCCTGAGAGTCATGCAAAGGAAACACTTTGCATGA
- the LOC110258903 gene encoding olfactory receptor 1052-like, whose product MAGWNHTGVKEFLLVGLTENPNLQIPLFLLFTLIYFITLVGNGGMIMLIWLNAQLHTPMYFFLSNLSFCDICYATVFAPKMLVNFLAKHKSSTFSGCVLQSFFFAVYITTEGILLSVMAYDRYVAIASPLLYSVIMTQKVCIQMVLASYLGGLINSLTHTIGLLKLDFCGPNTVNHYFCDIPPLLRLSCSDAHNNELLLLLFSGIIATFALIIIMVSYICIIIAIQRIHSAEGRRKAFSTCASHLTTVTLLYGSVTFSYIQPSSKYSLEQEKVSAVFYTLVIPMLNPLIYSLRNKDVKEAAKWSIWRKRTSA is encoded by the coding sequence ATGGCTGGCTGGAATCATACAGGTGTGAAGGAATTCCTTCTGGTAGGTTTAACTGAAAATCCTAATTTGCAGAttcctctctttttgctttttacccttatttattttatcactcTGGTAGGTAATGGGGGCATGATTATGTTGATCTGGCTAAATGCCCAACTTCatacacccatgtacttcttcctaaGCAACCTGTCTTTTTGTGATATCTGCTACGCTACTGTGTTTGCTCCTAAAATGTTGGTCAATTTCCTTGCAAAACACAAGTCCAGCACATTTTCTGGCTGTGTTctacagagtttcttttttgcAGTATACATCACCACAGAAGGCATCCTCCTGTCCGtgatggcttatgaccgctatgtAGCAATAGCTAGCCCCTTGCTGTATTCAGTTATTATGACCCAAAAGGTTTGTATTCAGATGGTTCTTGCATCTTACTTGGGAGGGCTCATTAACTCCCTGACACACACAATAGGTTTGCTCAAACTAGATTTCTGTGGTCCTAACACTGTGAATCACTATTTCTGTGACATTCCTCCTCTTCTGAGACTTTCCTGTTCAGATGCCCATAACAATGAACTGCTGCTTTTGCTATTCTCTGGGATCATTGCAACGTTCGCTTTGATTATCATCATGGTCTCTTACATCTGCATCATCATTGCCATCCAGAGAATCCACTCAGCTGAGGGGAGGCGCAAGGCCTTCTCCACATGTGCCTCCCATCTGACTACTGTGACCTTACTCTATGGGTCTGTGACCTTCAGTTACATCCAGCCAAGCTCTAAGTATTCCCTGGAACAGGAGAAGGTCTCTGCTGTGTTTTATACTTTGGTGATCCCcatgctcaacccactgatttATAGTCTGAGAAATAAGGATGTGAAGGAGGCAGCGAAATGGTCTATATGGCGGAAGAGAACTTCAGCTTAA